The genome window TCCAAGAGGATCTACTACCAAATCCGGATGCAACTGATCCACCTTACCCATGGCTAGAAGAGAATGAGGAGCACTGCAACCAAGTTCAACAGTAACCTTAGTTATAGAATATACCAAACATGCACGAggtaaatgttaaaaatatttcataacaGCAGACCAACCTTCCAGGAACTGAATTGAAATCTCCACACACCAACATAGGAATGTCAGCACTAGCAGCTATTTTCTCCAATCCTTTCAAGAGAGTAAGGACCTAGTTCACAAACCACAAATCAATCATCAGTTTACAAACACAAGCCAAATCAGATTTGcatataaaatggaaaaataaatatgaaccTGCCAAAGCTTGACATCCTTTAAATCCTGGTGGACATTTATATGCGTATTTGCCTGTATTGCAAGAGAAACAGAATACAAAAGCAATTACAAACAGAATGACATCCATCCTTAACAAATTGGAGCCATGACCTTACCTATTGCACTAAGTTTGAGgtaatttaaaacatgaaaaaaatcagcAAACAGACACCTAATAAGAGATAAAGGTATCACACATCCACACCATCAGCTTCATCAATTAGGGACCTCATAAACAAATTATGACAGACACCACACAATTTAGCATGAAgaactgtgatttttttttttatgagaaaagcAAGGCACTACTGCAGAAACAAGTTTATACAAGGACGAAAATGGCATAACTATTTGGAGAATATTAGGCACAAGATCACTTACAACACAAAGTAGCTGCCGCTTTCCAGGATTATCAGCTCCTTGATTACTAAATTTTGCTTCCAGAACAACTATTAATGCAACATTATCCTATTGAGTAGAAAAGAATTTAGATGAGAAAACCAGgttaacataaaaagaaaaagttccTCATGCACCAgcaaaacttcaacaaaatcAACTGCAATAAACTAACCTTAACTAATCGATTTAGAGCAGTTTTTCTTTGAGCACTTGGAACCAATGCATCAGTCAAAGACTGAGCAGCCTTATTAAATTCAACCTGCAAACGAGTAAACCCTTTAACGCatggaaaaagaagaacaataCAAAAGCATAGCCCCACATCCAGAACACTTCCAAAcctcatattttttaacatgCGAAAATCTATCTCTGCGAAAAAATGTTGCACAACCATCAATTGTATGAGTATTTATATTGTAAACCTGCGAATAATAACAAGACCTAGTATTAAGTAATAATATTGTAATTGACACATAAATAGTTATGACAATGAGGAGAGGTAGTTTTAAGAACCTCATTGGTTTTTCTCTTATACAGGGCTTGATAGCCATGCTTGTCCAGCTCAGGGGCGAAAAATTCCTCATAATGATCACTTTGTACCTGAGAGCATGGAAAAAAGCATTGTATGAGTTGCCCTGAAAAGGAAGAAGACAATCCCCTTGTCCAATGATGAGGATAACCCATCAACAAAGAATTAGCTTTCTGAAGAGCTAGATAAATCTTGTTATGTTCATAATATATAATTGTGAGAatatcatgtatttttatttaaggtcTTCTAAGAAAGCTAATTGCCATTTTCATCTATAACATTGCTAGAATAAATGATCCAGTAAGAGTCTCACTATTTAACCCAACCAAACCTAAAGAAACAAAGCAATAACATGGCcgccaaaaagaaaatgaaaaatctcCAATCATCTTTCCCCATCATGTCTTTCATTTTCACTTGCATTTTCTGATGAGATTAAGAACTTcaaggaaaaaatgaaaataaaaattcccaCTTGCTATCCTGATTGATAGATAAAATTGATATCCATTTCTTGTCTTACCTCCTGAAGGCAAACAATGTCTGCACGATAGCCAACTATTTCCCGTAGTAAGTTCTGTCGGCGATACGGCCAAGAAAGGGCCCATGAAGGACAATAACTGTATGTGTCATTTGTAGCATACACATCAGATAAAATGTTGTATGAGAGCACAGTAAAAGTTCCTGATGATGAGATACGACCATCTGAATCTAAAGGTGCCATTGCATCAAGTCCACTAACTGAGATCAAACGACGAGGAGTTGGAGAGGGGGCTGGGATGACACGGGAAGTTAGTAGTGTGTTTGAATGTCCTACAGGGAGTTTAGTTTCTGCATCTACCACAACGCATTCAAACTTGAGAACGTGGCCAATATCATCAGCTGATGGTGTATATGTTTTAGAACGCCCAACTTCAAACCAAGTTTCACCACCACTCCTTTGTGTCACCGCCGCCGGATACAACGGTGTGGAACCATTTGTCAAGCTAGCACTAGATGCGGAACCAGATAAACTAGTATTCATAACTCCAGATCCTGAGCTATTGAAACGCCCAAACAACTCTTCTTCTTCGTTTCCATTTTCATTTATAGCACTTGCAGCACGGTCATGTAGAACTCGATGATGCTGCCATGCATCAGAGAAGCACTTGGGGGAGCAATGGTAACTTTTGGCAACAGGTAATTTGGCCTTAACACAGCCTAGACACTGCAGTGTGGCTTGCTCAGATGGATGTACACTACATATAGCAACTTTTCTATCACTTTGTATCCGATACCTGCAAACAAGCCCAAAAACAGGGCGATGCATATCAAACTGAGTCAACACTAAATTATATGTTCCAATGCAATGATGCCCAGTCAGAGGATGCAACATGAGTTCAACTGAATCACAAGCATGCAACAGCGCGCTTTCATATAAGACTAAATTATATGTTTCAAACTGTCCTGCAACTAAGTTACAGGTGCAATGATGACCTGTCAGAGGATGCAACATAAGTTCAACTGAATCACAAGCATGCAACAGCACTTCTATCAGAAagctaaattttaaaacatatgtAAACAACTAAACATACTGAATTAAAATACTGATGCTCGATTGGTTTTGTTAGGCTTAATTTTGCTCAAATCAAATAGGATTCAGTTTGATCCATTCATAAATTATGTGTAAATGGCAACCACATTAACTTTAATTATGACATTCCTATGACTATTCCAAACTGCAACTCCCATCTTTTTAAGTTTCCTTGTTTCTCCTTTACCATTCGACAACAGGGTAATCTTCAAATGTCCTCTGCACCGAGCACACCAGAACCATAAAGTCAtcatgttaatctaaaaaaggGTATATATTTCCAAACAGCTAGCAGTAAAATATACAACAAGGTCCACCTGGCTAAGCATACTTACGAGGACAGCTGACAATAATCTTACACAAATGTGTCACCAGAAGTCAATAAAGCTAACAATACAGGTCACACGCCTTTTCTTCAAACACACAACTCCTAGAAGGGAAAAAAGGTGGAAAAAGTTCCTGATCAAAGAATCCTGACCCTTATTATGTTCTAGGAAAAGTAAGAAAATACACATTTAAGTTGATGACAAAAATCTTGATGCTTTTCCATTGACCCAGTTCATGCAAACATTTATGAGAACTAATATCATGCCATGTTGGGAAATACCCCAATGATACCAAGGTTTTATTCCAAATCATATGCCAGCTacagaagaaaatagaaaaacatgtgTTGAGAATACCTGTGCATAAAAAACATGTGTTGAGCATACCCGTGTATTATCACTCAATCTATCATTGCATACACTACTGCCAAATAGAAGCCACACAGCAGTAGAACTGAGATCTGGCAGTACCCAAAACAGGTACAGGGCACAGGCATGGATCCTCACCAGATGCAAAGGAATGAGAACATGGTGCTGCAATTGTCTATGTCTGGGCCCATGCCAATGATCAAGGCCAAGTCATGAGGCACATAAATTAAGGAAGATAAACAAGTGAACCTAACACCTCCAGGATATTAATTTCCCTAATTGATGAAGTAGAGGGAAAAAAGGGAATACTATATTCCTTCGAACTTTTTTACTTTGCCCCATACTGGATGAGGCACTTTAAATTGTAAATCCAATTGGACCATTAAACCAGGGACATTAAATTCTGACTTTTTAAGTGGTACAGTAGAAAGTTTATACACATTGGTGAGCACAATCCCACCACACATAACCATAATACTAAGTTGAATTaccaaaattgaaatataacaaTCAATAATACCGCTTTTTAGGGCTTCAAGTCTAGAGGCCTTGCAGCTCAATCTGTTTTAAGCATTAAGTATGGCAGTATAGCAGTTCTATCCAATTTGTGCTATCAGTCtcataaaatatgtttattCCTATTAAATCATCAATATGTTCAGCAAATGACTCTGAATCAAATAATCCAATAATAACTGACCAAGTTAAATAATTGATAAGACACATTAGGATCTATTCAATTAACCACCCTAcagaaaattgcaaaaaatgCATGACCAGAGGACAAGCATGACTCAAAAGCCAAGACACATGGTCCAACTACCAATTATGTTGAATACATaatgatgcaatgaaattatGATGCTTCAGCCCTAAATTACTgctttgtattaaaaaaaaaggattcccAATGTTTGAGATGTATGATGACCTCATGAAGCTATAAATGCCAGTCAAGTGTTACAGCTCACAGCCAACATAATTTTATGGTGGCAACACATATAATATTTCAAGATAATTACTAGTCACTcaccaaattaaatttataaatacataatGAAAAAGCTTCAATCACTAATCAGCAATTCAATACCTAACTTTCTAGTATAGCCCTTCACCATGTGGTGGTACAATGTACCTAACAtccaggaaggaaaaaaaagaaaaaataaaagctagaaAGATTTCAGTTTACCATAATATGCGTTACGAGTTTTTGTCGTATAATAACACAAGTCACCACAAGCCGCAACAACATACTGTGCTCATGGAGTCTAGTTCGCCAagcaatttgatttattttaatgtattgatagaAGTTTCAAGCCTTCAACGCTTTAAAACGAAAACAACAAACATTAGAATGACACAGATTAAAGCAGGCACTAAACACCAAAACAAGgaacaatttaaaacacaaagaatatcatttaaaaaagcaCCAAATTGCAcaagaaataatcaaacaaatccAAATATTCCAAGAACCCAACATTAGCaagaacataaaaagaaaaaggaaaaaggaaaggaaaaggaaaaggaaaaggaaaaagaaaaagaaaaggaaaaagaaaaaagaaaaaatcacttACCACTTGTATCTCAAGAAATGACCGTCAAGAGGGGCAGACTCGGGCACGTCATCGGTAGTAGCATTCGTATCCGGTCGCCGTAAAAGAACATACGGCGTTAACTCACAACCAACAATAGGAATATCCGATGGAAGATGCACACGTATCACGCTCAgcatgcttttattttcttcttcaaagtcTTGGTTACACTTCACTTTCCTCGCCACACTGTAGCCctatcaataataaaatcagtCGGCGGATCCGCCATTCACCTGACCCAATGAACCGCCAGCCTTAATCAATcgatcaatcaatcaaaaaccctcgatttctcaattaaaacaaaagtaaacAACAGATCTTGAGAAATTAACAGTGGAATTCAAGTTTGGGTTTGGAGAGTAACTGAAGTAACGGATCGATTTGGGAAATGATCGGAAAGAttctagagagggagagagtttttgaaatttttttagagagagaaaggagagaatTCGACAATTAGGGTTTTACAGAGAAAAGGGAAGagtgaatattaatttatataataataataataatgagaaaTGAAAAGACGACGCGCGTGGGTGTGTGGGGGTGGTGAAGGAGGTATAGATGGTGGCGGTCTGCGATGTCTAAATTAGCTACAAAGTTTTCCCCTCGGAAATTGGAGGTATTATTTATTGACCAGAGAAAATGGTTATATAGTGCCTGctttcatttataattataacatctgcatattataatttatatgattatttaattttaatatttagtttatagTCATGTTATGTACTATGGCATCAACCATggaacaatattattttgattttataaaatataatgagattgatttgaattaaaattaaaaaaactcaaatagaATCATatcaattcttaaattaatttaaaataaaatttaatttgagtcATTTAGCAGGTTATTAAATTCatcaaactaaactaaatttaataattatactaaTAATATGAGGTTCtttttaatgtcaaataaaatgaaaattaaataaactaaatttaaaataaaatgagtcaggttttttttattaattcattttccttttttgtttcctttcaaatttggttATATCTTTGtgcttaataaatttaatgctgaaaagaaaaaaagataaatctccttcaactaattaaagaaaaaatgatttatttgaatgtatctaaaattaaaactatatattattaaacatacttgtataataattaaaaatataagcatGCCTTTTTGTTTATTGGATGAAAAGAAATTTCCATTAATTCACTCTGAAAtttgagaaaaagagaagaatcaCGTTGAAAAGGAAACACATATTTagataaggaaaataaaataaaataatcatgataaatgatataaaataagaGCAATTTTATGTAACGTTAAAAGAATATTGTTCATGACAAGATAGAACCATTAACTGATATAACATGTCATCAAATCTAAAGAAATCACTCCATGTCATCAAATCTAAAGAATTCATTAATCATgtctaacttttttaaatagataaattaatgtaattattgCTTTTTAATAAGGATTAACattgatgttgattttaaatgaatttttcaattaatctgattattttttcaatgtaagttACAAACCTAAAATAAGATTAATCTAACTTATGGAGAaggtaaattaaaattgatttatttgaaattaaaacaagaagtTAGCAATAATATAAGTAGTAGATGATATGTTTATTCtatgattatttaattataaagaatAGCATATATGTTTAcataattcaataatataaaataaaaaaaatttgatatg of Populus trichocarpa isolate Nisqually-1 chromosome 16, P.trichocarpa_v4.1, whole genome shotgun sequence contains these proteins:
- the LOC7469907 gene encoding carbon catabolite repressor protein 4 homolog 1 isoform X1, whose amino-acid sequence is MLSVIRVHLPSDIPIVGCELTPYVLLRRPDTNATTDDVPESAPLDGHFLRYKWYRIQSDRKVAICSVHPSEQATLQCLGCVKAKLPVAKSYHCSPKCFSDAWQHHRVLHDRAASAINENGNEEEELFGRFNSSGSGVMNTSLSGSASSASLTNGSTPLYPAAVTQRSGGETWFEVGRSKTYTPSADDIGHVLKFECVVVDAETKLPVGHSNTLLTSRVIPAPSPTPRRLISVSGLDAMAPLDSDGRISSSGTFTVLSYNILSDVYATNDTYSYCPSWALSWPYRRQNLLREIVGYRADIVCLQEVQSDHYEEFFAPELDKHGYQALYKRKTNEVYNINTHTIDGCATFFRRDRFSHVKKYEVEFNKAAQSLTDALVPSAQRKTALNRLVKDNVALIVVLEAKFSNQGADNPGKRQLLCVANTHINVHQDLKDVKLWQVLTLLKGLEKIAASADIPMLVCGDFNSVPGSAPHSLLAMGKVDQLHPDLVVDPLGILRPHSKLTHQLPLVSAYSSFARVGVGLGSDQQRRRMDATTNEPLFTNCTRDFIGTLDYIFYTADSLTVESLLELLDEESLRKDTALPSPEWSSDHIALLAEFRCKPRPRR
- the LOC7469907 gene encoding carbon catabolite repressor protein 4 homolog 1 isoform X2, which produces MFFMHRYRIQSDRKVAICSVHPSEQATLQCLGCVKAKLPVAKSYHCSPKCFSDAWQHHRVLHDRAASAINENGNEEEELFGRFNSSGSGVMNTSLSGSASSASLTNGSTPLYPAAVTQRSGGETWFEVGRSKTYTPSADDIGHVLKFECVVVDAETKLPVGHSNTLLTSRVIPAPSPTPRRLISVSGLDAMAPLDSDGRISSSGTFTVLSYNILSDVYATNDTYSYCPSWALSWPYRRQNLLREIVGYRADIVCLQEVQSDHYEEFFAPELDKHGYQALYKRKTNEVYNINTHTIDGCATFFRRDRFSHVKKYEVEFNKAAQSLTDALVPSAQRKTALNRLVKDNVALIVVLEAKFSNQGADNPGKRQLLCVANTHINVHQDLKDVKLWQVLTLLKGLEKIAASADIPMLVCGDFNSVPGSAPHSLLAMGKVDQLHPDLVVDPLGILRPHSKLTHQLPLVSAYSSFARVGVGLGSDQQRRRMDATTNEPLFTNCTRDFIGTLDYIFYTADSLTVESLLELLDEESLRKDTALPSPEWSSDHIALLAEFRCKPRPRR